TCATCTCTATTATGCATGAGCTTGCCGCTGCTGGTAAAACTATTATTGTTATCACGCACAAGCTCAAAGAAATTAAAGCTTCCTCGGATGTCTGCACTATTATCCGCCGAGGCACCTATATTGACACCGTTCGCGTTGCCGACGTGGACGAAGAGCAGCTTGCCGATATGATGGTAGGCCACCACGTAAACCTAGTTGTTGAAAAAACCCCTGCTCAGCCAGGCAAGGTAGTTTTAGATATTTCTAAGCTCGTGGTTCAGGACGAGCGGGGTCTTGACGCCGTTCGTGAGCTGACGCTCTCCGTCCGCGCCGGTGAGATTGTGGGTTTAGCAGGTATTGATGGCAACGGACAAAAAGAGTTTGTTGAGGCACTAACCTGCTTAACACGTGCTCAGTCAGGCAAAATTCTGGTGCATGGCGAGGAAATTCAAAACACCTCAACGCGCAATGTTCTTGACCATAAGGTTGCCACCATTCATGAGGACCGCCAGCGTCGTGGTTTGGTGCTCCCCTATTCGGTTGCCGAAAATGCCATTTTGGAGCAATATCGCACACCTGAATTTGGCATCCATGGCATACTTGACCAAACGCACATGCTTACATTTGCTAACCAACTCATTGAGCACTACGACATTCGCCCTGCTAACTGTGCCGAACAGCCCGCACGCGGCTTATCAGGCGGAAATCAGCAAAAAGTTATTATTGCGCGTGAGGTTTCTAACAACCCCGATGTATTAATTGCTGTGCAGCCTACCCGTGGACTCGATGTGGGAGCTATTGAATATGTACACCAAGCACTCATCGCTGAGCGCGACCGCGGAAAGGCAATTTTGCTCATCTCCTTTGAGCTTGATGAGATTATGAGTGTTGCAGACACTATTGCAGTTATCTATAACGGCACCATTGTGGGCACCTTCCCACAAGGTAGCGTAGACGAGCAAGGTCTTGGCTTGCTTATGGCAGGAGGCGCATCTGCATGAACACACTCGATTCACGGCTCATCCGCCTCCTCAAACGACCAGTCACCTCAACTTTTCTTGCAGTGCTTTGTGGCTTTGTTGTTGCAGCAATTTTGTTAACCATTGCTGGTTTTGACCCTCATGCGTCATTTGCGGCACTTTTTGAGGGTGTGTTTTCAAAACCAAAATACATCTCACAAACCATCATTAAAGCAGCACCTATCATTTTAACGGGCATATCGGTAGCCTTTGCCTTTAAGACCGGCTTGTTTAACATAGGAGCCGAAGGACAATATATTGCTGGCACCATATGTGCTGTGTTGGTAGGCGCTAAGCTTGATTTACCTATGCCGTTGCAAATTCCTCTTGTCATTCTTGCAGGCATTGCAGGTGGAGCGTGTATTGGAGCAATCGCAGGCGGGCTTAAAGCGCGCTTTGGCATTCACGAAGTTATTACCTCAATTATGCTCAACTGGACTATGCTTTATCTCAATAACTTTGTGGTTAATTTAGACGCATACCATCAGCCATCATCAATCTCGAGTATTCCTGTTAACCCTTCCAGCTTTACAACTATTTTGCCCAATTGGAAAATAAGTCCCGAAGGCCTTGAAACGCTCAAGCAGATTCCTTGGCTGTACGATTTTCTGGTAAAAACAGACGTCAATATTGCCTTTGCGGTAGCACTACTTGTTGCAGCGCTCGCTTGGTTTATTTTATATCGCTCAAAGCTTGGATTTGAGCTGCGTGCAGTAGGAGCGGGTCGCGATGCTGCTGAGTTTGCCGGTATGCCGGTTGCGCGCAACACCTTACTTGCCATGGCTATTGCTGGCGGCATCTCTGGTCTTGCCGGTACACTCATGGTTACGGGCATTAGTCCGCATAGCTTATCCACCTTGGCGGGCTTTGAAAACTACGGCTTTAATGGCTTTTCGGTAGCACTCATTGCCAGCTCATCGCCTATTGGCTGCATTTTTGCAGGCCTACTCTTTGGCGGTCTCATCTATGGCGGGCAGTCTGTTCAGATAGTTGTTGGCGCACCCACCGACATCATCAACATTATGATTGGTACCATCGTATTCTTTGTTGCTCTAGCGCGCCTAATTCCTATGGCAATACATCTCATCAATAAACGCCAGCAAGCCAAGCGAGGTGCATCTCATGCTCAATAATATTTTGCTGCTCATTGGCATTACACTTATGTACTCAACACCGCTCGTATTTGGCGCGCTCGGCGGCGTTATTTCGGAACGCTCAGGCGTTGTCAACATTGGTATTGAAGGCATGATGACTATTGGCGCGCTCACCGGTGCAGCAGTATCGTATGCAACAGGCAATCCGTGGCTGGGATTTTTATGTGCTGGTTTAGGCGGTGGTGCCTTTGCAACACTCCATGCTTTAGCAGCAGTTACCTTCAAAGCAGACCAAAACGTTTCAGGTATTGCGCTTAACCTGTTAGGTCCTGGTATTGCGCTTTTTATAGCACGGCTTATCTGGAACGGCGGCACTCAGTCACCCTCTATTGCAACCCTGCCTAAACTCTTTGGTAAGGGAGCCTTTGCCGATACGCCATGGGCAAATCTCAACGTAGACATTACCGTAGTTCTTGGCATTATTATTTGCGCCCTTGTGTGGTTTGTTCTGTATCACACAGCCCTTGGTCTGCGCGTTCGTGCCGTAGGTGAGCACCCGGGTGCTGCCGATACCTTGGGTATTAATGTGAGCCGTGTGCGCTTTGCCTGCGTGGTGCTTTCTGGAGTTATGGCTGGATTTGGCGGAGCATCAATCACGCTTGCTATTATTTCGCAGTTCACCCAAACCGCCGTTGCTGGTCAGGGCTTTATTGCACTGGCCGCCGTTATCTTTGGAAAATGGACACCGCACGGCTCATACGCTGCCTGCCTGCTGTTTGGCTTGGCACAAGCGCTTGTTATTATTTTAGGTGGCGGTGTTGTACCCATTCCTAGCGAAATTCTCGCCTGTCTCCCTTATGTGCTAACCCTGTTTATTCTCATACTCTTTGTTGGTAAATCGGTTGCACCAGCTGCCGATGGTATTCCTTATGAAAAAGGAGTTCGCTAATGGCACTCTTGCTGAGTGACAGCTACCTTGTTAAACGCGCTCTTGCAGCACGTGAGCATGCCTATGTGCCCTACTCCCACTTTGCCGTAGGAACAGCACTTCTCACCCGTGATGGCACAATATACGAGGGAGCAAACATTGAAAACGCTGCATATTCTCCCTCAAACTGTGCTGAGCGCACCGCATTTTTTCAAGCTGTTCAGGCAGGTGAGCGTGATTTTGTAGCTATTGCTATTGTGGGCGGTCCTGAAGGCGAAGCACCGCATGAGCTATGCGCACCTTGTGGTGTGTGCCGTCAGGTCATGATGGAATTTTGTGACCCCGCAACATTTCGCATTGTACTAGGGGCAGCAAACCAGGCACCTGTGAGCAAAACCCTCGCTGAACTACTACCGCTTGGCTTTGGACCTGATAATCTCAATAGAAACGATTCTGGGTCTGATAATCTCAACGCCTGCGATTCCTGTGCCACCTGCTCAGATTCTGCTACTCATACGTCAACGCACGCTGAATATACACCGCAAGCAGACACAACTGGCGGTGATTGCGCATGAGAATGTATGACATTATAGAGCGCAAACGTGATGGTCATGAATTGAGCTGTGAAGAGATTGCCTTTGCTGTTTCGGGCTATGTAGCTGGAGATATTCCTGACTACCAAATCTCAGCGCTTTTGATGGCTATCTTTTTGCAAGGCATGACCGACGCTGAAACAACAGCGCTCACTCTTGCCATGATGAACTCAGGCGATGTGGTTGATCTTTCTGAGTTGCCTGGTGCAAGCCTTGATAAACATTCAACCGGCGGCGTAGGAGATAAAACCTCGCTAGCTATTGTGCCCATGCTTATGGCAATGACACAAGGCCGTGCGTTTGTAGCAAAGATGAGTGGGCGTGGATTAGGTCATACGGGCGGTACCCTCGATAAACTTGAAAGTATTCCGGGGTTTCGCATTGGACTTAGCCATGACGAATTTATGCAAACGCTGCGCAAACACGGGGGAGCCATTGTAGGGCAAACCGGCAGTTTGGTACCTGCCGACAAACTTATCTATGCCCTGCGTGATGTTACAGCAACCGTTAATTCTATTCCGCTTATCGCCTCCTCTATTATGAGTAAAAAACTCGCTGCTGGCGCAACAAGTATCGTGCTTGACGTTAAGGTTGGCTCAGGGGCATTTATGAAAACCGTGCCCGAAGCCATCAATCTTGCACGCACCATGGTTGCCATTGGCACAGCTATGGGTCGTCAGGTTAAGGCGCTTATCACCAACATGAATCGTCCGCTTGGCACAGCTATTGGCAATGCCCTCGAAATTGCCGAGGTGGTAGAAGTGCTACATGGACAAGGGCCAGATGACCTACGCCATGAAGCTATTATGCTGTGTCGCGAACTCATGGCACTTGCCAAGCTTGAAGATGCTGAGCAGGCAGAGCTACATGCCCAGCAGGTCTTAGACGACGGTAGCGCATTTGATGCTTTTTGTACCCTGTGTGCTGCACAGGGTGGTGATACGTCTGTCTTGCATAACACCGCACTCCTCCCCCAAGCAACATGTTGTGCAAACGTATATGCTCCCCTTGATGGATACCTTGGCTCGCTTGATACCGAGCGTATTGGTATTGCCAGCCTTGTGATGGGTGCAGGACGCGCAACTAAAGACGACGCTATTGACTACGCTGCTGGTATTCGGCTCTTAAAACACCCCGGCGACGCGGTGCACAAAGGCAATGTAATTGCCGAGCTATACGCATCAAGCAAGGAAAAACTCAGCGCTGGAGAGGCAGAACTTGCCCGCACAATAAGCATAGTCGATACACAGCCAGCTCCTGAGCCGCTGCTCTATGCCATGGTTGATACCGATGGAGTGCATTTGGAACCGGCAGCTGAGCCTGCTCTCAATAATTCTATTCCTGCAACACACTAAGGATGAATAGTATGAATATAAGCCCATCAGAACTTGCCGCCTACATGGACCACACCCTTCTCAAGCCTGAAGCTACCGCAGCGCAAATAGATGCCGTGATTGATGAGGCGCGTAGCCTAGGCTGCGCGAGTGTATGCGTTAATGGCACTTGGGTTAACCGCGTTGCTACAGGTCTTTCGGGTAGTACCACTAAGACCTGCGCGGTTATTGGCTTTCCTCTCGGTGCTGGCACTACCGCTGCCAAAGTTGCCGAAACGCACGATGCTCTTGAACACGGTGCCCAAGAAATTGACATGGTTATCAATCTGGGTGCATTAAAAGCAGGCGACACCGAGTTGGTACGCACTGATATTGCTGCTGTAGCCAGCGCCTGCCACGAGCACAACGCACTGCTCAAAGTTATTATCGAGTGCTGTCTTTTAACCGACGAAGAAAAACGCCTCGCATGCCAGCTCTCAGAAGAAGCACAGGCAGACTTTGTCAAAACATCTACCGGTTTTTCAACAGGAGGCGCAACCGTGGCAGATGTGGCTCTCATGAAGGAATGTGTAGGAGACCGCCTGGGTATCAAAGCAGCAGGCGGCATTCGCACATGTGCAAGTGCTTGCGCCATGATTGAGGCCGGAGCAACGCGCTTAGGAGTTTCGGCAGCACCAGCTATTCTGAGCGAGCTTACCCTCACTCAGTAGCCTTTTTCTTTGCCCGTTACTTCATTTTCAAGCAGGAGCAAACATGGATATTCGTCGCGCATTAGTGCTGGTTATCGACTCTATTGGCGTTGGTCATGCACCTGATGCAGAAAAATATCACAGCAATGGAGCAGATACGCTCGGACACGTTGCCAGCTGGTTTATGGAGCATGAAGGTCGTGCGCTGCAGATTCCTCATCTGGTACAGCTTGGTATTACTAAAACTCACCCTGGCGGTCTTGCTGGTATTGATGAGCCTACCTCACCGCTTGCAGCACATGGTCGCATGCAAATTACCAGCTTTGGCAACGATTCGCTCGACGGGCATTGGGAAATGATGTGCCTACCTGCCCGCTTTGAGGTTGACTACTTTCCCAAAGGCTTCCCTGATGATTTGCTCGATAACATAAGAGCATTTTCAGGGCGCGGTATTCTTTGCAATCAGCCCTATTCAGGTACTGAGGTTATTCACGATTATGGCGAAGAGCACCTACGTAGCGGAGATTTGATTGTCTATACCTCAGGCGACTCAGTTATTCAGATTGCCGCTCATGAAGATGTGGTTCCCCTTGATGAGCTCTATCGAATCTGTACGTACGTGCGCACGCTCATTAACGGCCCTGAAATTACTATGGGTCGCGTGATTGCTCGTCCCTTCGTGGGAGCAAGCGCTGATACCTTTATGCGCACCTCACACCGCCACGACTATGGTCTGGAGCCCTATGGTCCTACCGTTGTTGATATGGTGCACAACGCCGGGCTTCACACTATAGCTGTGGGTAAAACCTATGACCTGCTCTGTGGTCATGGCTTTGATGAGGCGTTTCATAACGAGAATAACCATAATGGCATGGAACACGTGATTGATGTTATGTCACGGCGCGATTGGGAGGGCTTATGCTTTACCAATCTTGTTGACTTTGATGCCGTCTATGGACATCGCCGAGACCCTTACGGCGATGGGCTTGCGCTGGAAGACTTTGACGCTCAACTTGGCGACGTATGCACGCTCATGGACGAGCATGACTTATTGATTATTACCGCCGACCACGGCAACGACCCAACCTATCAGGGAACCGATCACACACGTGAGTTGGTGCCCCTGCTTGCCTGGTCGCCCGCTATGCAAGCACCGGGCGCAAACCTTGGGACACGCGCAACAGCGTCCGATGTAGGCGCAACTGTCCTAGAGGCATTAGAGCTTACTGATGCAGGAGAAGGTACTAGCTTTTTGAGTGCTCTGCGATAATTTAAGTGCCCTGCGCTCACGCGGAGCCCATGCAGAACAACTAGGTGCATAGCAGATGAGCTCAGAGCAGCGGCATATGCATGAGCTCATATAACTTAACGCAAAGTTGTAGTACGTTTAAGCGCAACCCACCGGCAGCCTGCGTCTTGCATGGACTGTTAGGCAAAACGTAGTAACAAGCAAGCTCTCCTAAACCAGCTTTAATACAGCGCAGGCGCAGCACTCATAAGCAACTCATCAAAGTGCTGGTAAAACGCATCATGGTCAGCCTTAGTTACCAAATCAACTATGCGACCCTCGCCCGCTTCTGTGCGATAGGTTCTACCGGCAGCAAAACCATAATCAATCACATCGCAGCGTACCTGCTCAGTCTCAACCACCTCGGGATACATGCTGCAGATGGTAGTCAGTACATCCCAGAGATAATATTCAGAATCTGCCTCGGCACTCATAACAAGGGCATAGCCCTGACCAGCCAAATCAACAGCAGGATAGCGGCGATTTTTTGCAAGCCGATTGCGTAGCTCAACATCAAGCGGTATCTCTTCGGTGCTCTCCAAGCCAACCATAACAATCTTGAGATTAGAATCCCAAACGCGCTTGACCGCCTCTGGATCCCAATAGGCATTCCACTCGGCTGTACCATCATGACCGGGTTCGTGTACATTTCCATGACCATCGAGCGAACCACCCATCCAGTACAAACAATCAATCTTGTCCTGAATTGTTGGGTCGGTGTCGAGTGCGCGGGCAAGGTCAGTCAAAGGACCCGTCATCACAAGGGTGGTAAAGCCGTCAGCTGCATGTATTTTCTCAACCATATCAAGATGCGCTGGAAGTAGCGCCTCAGGCGTTACAATCGAACCTGCCTCATTTAACAGCGGGAACGAATCAAAGGCATACGAACTTGTACGCCAGGCACTCGGGAACTGATGACGAGCACGTGAAGTTGATGAGGCTACTTCAAGCTTGTGCCCAAACTGATTAAAGCGATCGATAATTTTTCGCGACGCAAGCACCGCAGGCTCAAGCACACCGTCGCCATCAATAACTGATACGCCCGTAAGCTTAATATGGGGAACCTGCAGCAGTAAAAGCAAACTGACTAAATCATCGACATTGCCGTCGTGGTTAAAATATACGTTTTTCATTCGCGAGCCACCTCTTTGATGCGCATGTGTACAAACAGGTTGCATTATGCCGCAAATAAGATGGCTCGCCCGCGTATGCAGTTACTTCACAACCAAAATGTCGCAGTCAGTATTGCGCAGCAAGAAGGTAGAAATTGAGCCCAAAAGTGCGTACTTAATGCTTGAAAGCCCGCGTGCGCCGCAAATAACAAGGTCAGGTTCATATACATCGAGCATTTCGTCTTTGAGTGTTTCACGAATGCGTCCTGATTTAACCAAAACCTCAATAGAGGGAATCTCTGATGCCT
This region of Collinsella sp. zg1085 genomic DNA includes:
- a CDS encoding phosphopentomutase, translating into MDIRRALVLVIDSIGVGHAPDAEKYHSNGADTLGHVASWFMEHEGRALQIPHLVQLGITKTHPGGLAGIDEPTSPLAAHGRMQITSFGNDSLDGHWEMMCLPARFEVDYFPKGFPDDLLDNIRAFSGRGILCNQPYSGTEVIHDYGEEHLRSGDLIVYTSGDSVIQIAAHEDVVPLDELYRICTYVRTLINGPEITMGRVIARPFVGASADTFMRTSHRHDYGLEPYGPTVVDMVHNAGLHTIAVGKTYDLLCGHGFDEAFHNENNHNGMEHVIDVMSRRDWEGLCFTNLVDFDAVYGHRRDPYGDGLALEDFDAQLGDVCTLMDEHDLLIITADHGNDPTYQGTDHTRELVPLLAWSPAMQAPGANLGTRATASDVGATVLEALELTDAGEGTSFLSALR
- the deoC gene encoding deoxyribose-phosphate aldolase; the protein is MNISPSELAAYMDHTLLKPEATAAQIDAVIDEARSLGCASVCVNGTWVNRVATGLSGSTTKTCAVIGFPLGAGTTAAKVAETHDALEHGAQEIDMVINLGALKAGDTELVRTDIAAVASACHEHNALLKVIIECCLLTDEEKRLACQLSEEAQADFVKTSTGFSTGGATVADVALMKECVGDRLGIKAAGGIRTCASACAMIEAGATRLGVSAAPAILSELTLTQ
- a CDS encoding thymidine phosphorylase, which encodes MRMYDIIERKRDGHELSCEEIAFAVSGYVAGDIPDYQISALLMAIFLQGMTDAETTALTLAMMNSGDVVDLSELPGASLDKHSTGGVGDKTSLAIVPMLMAMTQGRAFVAKMSGRGLGHTGGTLDKLESIPGFRIGLSHDEFMQTLRKHGGAIVGQTGSLVPADKLIYALRDVTATVNSIPLIASSIMSKKLAAGATSIVLDVKVGSGAFMKTVPEAINLARTMVAIGTAMGRQVKALITNMNRPLGTAIGNALEIAEVVEVLHGQGPDDLRHEAIMLCRELMALAKLEDAEQAELHAQQVLDDGSAFDAFCTLCAAQGGDTSVLHNTALLPQATCCANVYAPLDGYLGSLDTERIGIASLVMGAGRATKDDAIDYAAGIRLLKHPGDAVHKGNVIAELYASSKEKLSAGEAELARTISIVDTQPAPEPLLYAMVDTDGVHLEPAAEPALNNSIPATH
- a CDS encoding nucleoside hydrolase, translating into MKNVYFNHDGNVDDLVSLLLLLQVPHIKLTGVSVIDGDGVLEPAVLASRKIIDRFNQFGHKLEVASSTSRARHQFPSAWRTSSYAFDSFPLLNEAGSIVTPEALLPAHLDMVEKIHAADGFTTLVMTGPLTDLARALDTDPTIQDKIDCLYWMGGSLDGHGNVHEPGHDGTAEWNAYWDPEAVKRVWDSNLKIVMVGLESTEEIPLDVELRNRLAKNRRYPAVDLAGQGYALVMSAEADSEYYLWDVLTTICSMYPEVVETEQVRCDVIDYGFAAGRTYRTEAGEGRIVDLVTKADHDAFYQHFDELLMSAAPALY
- a CDS encoding ABC transporter ATP-binding protein, with protein sequence MKPDLSYAVQMQGIVKTFGSFCALDHVNLQVKRGSIHAVLGENGAGKSTLMNVLYGLYQADEGEIYLNGEPVSISSPNDAIAHGIGMVHQHFMLVHNFTVTENIVLGDEVTRGLGILDMRRARKRVEAIIKQYGLEVDPDARIEEISVGQQQRVEILKALYRGADILILDEPTAVLTPQEIERLISIMHELAAAGKTIIVITHKLKEIKASSDVCTIIRRGTYIDTVRVADVDEEQLADMMVGHHVNLVVEKTPAQPGKVVLDISKLVVQDERGLDAVRELTLSVRAGEIVGLAGIDGNGQKEFVEALTCLTRAQSGKILVHGEEIQNTSTRNVLDHKVATIHEDRQRRGLVLPYSVAENAILEQYRTPEFGIHGILDQTHMLTFANQLIEHYDIRPANCAEQPARGLSGGNQQKVIIAREVSNNPDVLIAVQPTRGLDVGAIEYVHQALIAERDRGKAILLISFELDEIMSVADTIAVIYNGTIVGTFPQGSVDEQGLGLLMAGGASA
- a CDS encoding ABC transporter permease translates to MNTLDSRLIRLLKRPVTSTFLAVLCGFVVAAILLTIAGFDPHASFAALFEGVFSKPKYISQTIIKAAPIILTGISVAFAFKTGLFNIGAEGQYIAGTICAVLVGAKLDLPMPLQIPLVILAGIAGGACIGAIAGGLKARFGIHEVITSIMLNWTMLYLNNFVVNLDAYHQPSSISSIPVNPSSFTTILPNWKISPEGLETLKQIPWLYDFLVKTDVNIAFAVALLVAALAWFILYRSKLGFELRAVGAGRDAAEFAGMPVARNTLLAMAIAGGISGLAGTLMVTGISPHSLSTLAGFENYGFNGFSVALIASSSPIGCIFAGLLFGGLIYGGQSVQIVVGAPTDIINIMIGTIVFFVALARLIPMAIHLINKRQQAKRGASHAQ
- a CDS encoding ABC transporter permease, with amino-acid sequence MLNNILLLIGITLMYSTPLVFGALGGVISERSGVVNIGIEGMMTIGALTGAAVSYATGNPWLGFLCAGLGGGAFATLHALAAVTFKADQNVSGIALNLLGPGIALFIARLIWNGGTQSPSIATLPKLFGKGAFADTPWANLNVDITVVLGIIICALVWFVLYHTALGLRVRAVGEHPGAADTLGINVSRVRFACVVLSGVMAGFGGASITLAIISQFTQTAVAGQGFIALAAVIFGKWTPHGSYAACLLFGLAQALVIILGGGVVPIPSEILACLPYVLTLFILILFVGKSVAPAADGIPYEKGVR
- a CDS encoding cytidine deaminase, whose protein sequence is MALLLSDSYLVKRALAAREHAYVPYSHFAVGTALLTRDGTIYEGANIENAAYSPSNCAERTAFFQAVQAGERDFVAIAIVGGPEGEAPHELCAPCGVCRQVMMEFCDPATFRIVLGAANQAPVSKTLAELLPLGFGPDNLNRNDSGSDNLNACDSCATCSDSATHTSTHAEYTPQADTTGGDCA